A section of the Telopea speciosissima isolate NSW1024214 ecotype Mountain lineage chromosome 3, Tspe_v1, whole genome shotgun sequence genome encodes:
- the LOC122653929 gene encoding mediator of RNA polymerase II transcription subunit 19a-like: MSQDKDGSFYFDLMDPDGKKFGRGPRELTGAADLISHYKLSVHHEFFCKRSLPLSISDTHYLHNVVGDTEIRKGEGMELDQLIQDTSYARDTNAHIRPFDLDTLKEAFLLRETTPIDLPIAEKGIPTIAGKSKSESKDKEKKHKKHKDRDMEKDKEHKKHKHRHKDRSKDKDKEKKKDKSGHHDSGADHSKKHHDKKRKHDGSEDLADIHKHKKTKEHKVG; this comes from the exons ATGAGCCAAG ATAAAGATGGCTCATTTTACTTTGATCTAATGGATCCTGACGGCAAGAAATTTGGGAGAG GGCCCAGAGAACTTACTGGTGCTGCTGATCTCATAAGTCACTACAAGTTGTCAGTACACCATGAGTTCTTCTGCAAGAGGTCACTTCCTTTGTCAATCTCTGATACACACTATCTCCACAATGTGGTGGGTGACACAGAAATTAGGAAAGGAGAGGGGATGGAATTGGACCAGCTTATTCAGGACACCTCATATGCAAGAGACACAAATGCGCACATAAGGCCTTTTGACCTGGATACTCTCAAAGAAGCCTTTCTGCTGAGAGAAACAACCCCCATTGATCTGCCTATT GCAGAGAAGGGGATCCCTACCATTGCAGGTAAATCAAAAAGTGAATCTAAAGATAAGGAGAAGAAACATAAGAAGCACAAGGACAGGGATATGGAGAAGGACAAGGAGCATAAGAAGCACAAACACCGCCACAAGGACCGGAGTAAAGATAaagacaaggagaagaagaaagacaaaagTGGGCATCACGATTCTGGTGCTGACCACTCAAAGAAGCATCATGACAAG AAAAGGAAGCATGATGGGAGTGAAGATCTTGCTGACATTCACAAACACAAGAAAA CAAAAGAGCACAAAGTTGGATGA